The Sylvia atricapilla isolate bSylAtr1 chromosome 13, bSylAtr1.pri, whole genome shotgun sequence genome includes a region encoding these proteins:
- the LINS1 gene encoding protein Lines homolog 1 isoform X2, which yields MKISLLQQMYKDVLAGIPLTRESHHYSSLINPCVEQPPEGDGSCHQKPLPPTAGGVESHQDTDMSHVVPATDDLSNSFANMSSSFCPREVMLLQLTLIKMMVAKAESQQIELHVRQKYCEIFVLLLNEAKIDSKLIHLLGCGDRLLSHMASQSLASLVYFQLKEEDALNVPWLSFSLNTLLGFPGNAAAAACLCALAAILKETLKDAPVPRAGFVKKLLAPLDAVLEGFYNAILLHHFDSQHYTSPYSEATNNLISFIDLLEALLASRIELELPLRCQRILFLKASYILNIISSSIPYVIKKKFILLLKKCVLYKSREDAKSGSLFLQTPSLCEDMLALSNAVLQVVDLTWLNQLTLSGKSSYFGSSEAAPGHDSHGGSDQTVLRALSLVVLKALEFKVHNSATEAEIKALQYVGLETAAFGIENFSC from the exons ATGAAGatctctctcctgcagcagatgtataaggatgtcctggcaggcaTTCCCCTAACGAGGGAAAGCCATCATTATTCCTCTTTAATTAATCCATGCGTTGAGCAGCCACCAGAAGGAGATGGATCCTGTCATCAGAAGCCTCTGCCACCTACTGCTGGTGGCGTTGAGAGCCATCAGGACACTGACATGTCACATGTTGTCCCTGCAACAGATGATTTATCCAACAGCTTTGCCAACATGAGCTCCTCGTTCTGCCCACGAgaggtgatgctgctgcagctcacctTGATCAAAATGATGGTGGCCAAAGCAGAGTCCCAGCAGATTGAACTCCACGTGAGACAGAAGTACTGTGAAATCTTTGTTCTTCTTCTGAACGAGGCAAAAATAGACTCAAAATTG ATTCACCTGCTCGGTTGTGGCGATCGGCTGTTGTCTCACATGGCCTCACAAAGTTTAGCATCTCTTGTGTATTTCCAGCTGAAGGAAGAG GACGCCTTAAATGTCCCGTGGCTCAGCTTTAGCCTGAACACGCTGTTGGGATTCCCCGGGAATGCCGCGGCGGCCGCTTGCCTGTGCGCTCTGGCAGCGATTCTCAAGGAGACGCTGAAGGACGCGCCCGTGCCCCGAGCAG GTTTTGTGAAGAAGTTGTTGGCTCCTCTTGATGCGGTGCTTGAGGGATTTTATAATGCCATCCTGCTCCATCATTTTGACAGTCAGCACTACACTTCACCTTATTCTGAAGCCACAAACAATCTGATCAGTTTTATAGATCTGCTTGAAGCGCTTTTGGCTTCCAGGATTGAACTGGAATTACCGCTCAGGTGccagagaattttatttttgaaagcttctTACATCCTCAACATTATTAGCTCATCAATTCCTTATGTAATCAAGAAGAAATTCATTTTGCTCCTTAAAAAATGTGTCCTTTACAAGTCCAGAGAAGATGCTAAAAGTGGATCACTGTTCTTACAAACCCCATCGTTGTGTGAGGATATGCTTGCACTGAGTAATGCTGTTCTGCAGGTTGTGGATTTGACTTGGCTTAATCAGCTCACACTCAGTGGAAAGTCCAGCTACTTTGGAAGCAGTGAAGCTGCTCCTGGACATGATTCTCATGGTGGTTCTGACCAAACTGTTCTCAGAGCCTTAAGTCTGGTGGTGCTTAAAGCACTGGAATTCAAGGTTCACAACTCTGcaacagaagcagaaatcaAAG CCCTGCAATATGTTGGGCTTGAAACAGCTGCATTTGGGATTGAAAATTTTTCCTGTTAA
- the LINS1 gene encoding protein Lines homolog 1 isoform X1: protein MKISLLQQMYKDVLAGIPLTRESHHYSSLINPCVEQPPEGDGSCHQKPLPPTAGGVESHQDTDMSHVVPATDDLSNSFANMSSSFCPREVMLLQLTLIKMMVAKAESQQIELHVRQKYCEIFVLLLNEAKIDSKLIHLLGCGDRLLSHMASQSLASLVYFQLKEEDALNVPWLSFSLNTLLGFPGNAAAAACLCALAAILKETLKDAPVPRAGFVKKLLAPLDAVLEGFYNAILLHHFDSQHYTSPYSEATNNLISFIDLLEALLASRIELELPLRCQRILFLKASYILNIISSSIPYVIKKKFILLLKKCVLYKSREDAKSGSLFLQTPSLCEDMLALSNAVLQVVDLTWLNQLTLSGKSSYFGSSEAAPGHDSHGGSDQTVLRALSLVVLKALEFKVHNSATEAEIKGDFESSMSQLLMFWGSHGKPSPQPHPVVHPCEWLSLVFMEQDDDMWEAAKALLLIYLKFDRLQCDAADSLSQKEEESWKFLVHAGGYNPHCIFLFFLEKIAFDSTVLLDFLISSETCFLEYLVRYLKLLGKEWRQFVGVCDSFDTRHGTSRPVCSVKPPHREKQSCVPGESLQNAVCETEPQTPRSLTPCHNWPVLAARQGDKEAAEGSRSDSLTRADSASLLGSLQSLVNYDSSEDSEVESDGKERLVNTKQLPPNNEGEVRTRGAGCSCRGEDLNAPTSQVSPPKPKGCRTSSCWTCMAPSDNTPLRVMLYKSTKCLEELQEAISRLQRRNLFPYNPSALLKLLSHAEKMSKSMNLQ, encoded by the exons ATGAAGatctctctcctgcagcagatgtataaggatgtcctggcaggcaTTCCCCTAACGAGGGAAAGCCATCATTATTCCTCTTTAATTAATCCATGCGTTGAGCAGCCACCAGAAGGAGATGGATCCTGTCATCAGAAGCCTCTGCCACCTACTGCTGGTGGCGTTGAGAGCCATCAGGACACTGACATGTCACATGTTGTCCCTGCAACAGATGATTTATCCAACAGCTTTGCCAACATGAGCTCCTCGTTCTGCCCACGAgaggtgatgctgctgcagctcacctTGATCAAAATGATGGTGGCCAAAGCAGAGTCCCAGCAGATTGAACTCCACGTGAGACAGAAGTACTGTGAAATCTTTGTTCTTCTTCTGAACGAGGCAAAAATAGACTCAAAATTG ATTCACCTGCTCGGTTGTGGCGATCGGCTGTTGTCTCACATGGCCTCACAAAGTTTAGCATCTCTTGTGTATTTCCAGCTGAAGGAAGAG GACGCCTTAAATGTCCCGTGGCTCAGCTTTAGCCTGAACACGCTGTTGGGATTCCCCGGGAATGCCGCGGCGGCCGCTTGCCTGTGCGCTCTGGCAGCGATTCTCAAGGAGACGCTGAAGGACGCGCCCGTGCCCCGAGCAG GTTTTGTGAAGAAGTTGTTGGCTCCTCTTGATGCGGTGCTTGAGGGATTTTATAATGCCATCCTGCTCCATCATTTTGACAGTCAGCACTACACTTCACCTTATTCTGAAGCCACAAACAATCTGATCAGTTTTATAGATCTGCTTGAAGCGCTTTTGGCTTCCAGGATTGAACTGGAATTACCGCTCAGGTGccagagaattttatttttgaaagcttctTACATCCTCAACATTATTAGCTCATCAATTCCTTATGTAATCAAGAAGAAATTCATTTTGCTCCTTAAAAAATGTGTCCTTTACAAGTCCAGAGAAGATGCTAAAAGTGGATCACTGTTCTTACAAACCCCATCGTTGTGTGAGGATATGCTTGCACTGAGTAATGCTGTTCTGCAGGTTGTGGATTTGACTTGGCTTAATCAGCTCACACTCAGTGGAAAGTCCAGCTACTTTGGAAGCAGTGAAGCTGCTCCTGGACATGATTCTCATGGTGGTTCTGACCAAACTGTTCTCAGAGCCTTAAGTCTGGTGGTGCTTAAAGCACTGGAATTCAAGGTTCACAACTCTGcaacagaagcagaaatcaAAG gagactTTGAGAGTTCCATGTCCCAGCTGTTGATGTTCTGGGGGAGTCATGGAAAGCCTTCCCCACAGCCTCACCCAGTTGTGCATCCCTGTGAATGGCTCTCCTTGGTTTTCATGGAGCAAGATGATGACATGTGGGAAGCTGCTAAAGCTTTATTACTCATCTATTTAAAATTTGATAG GTTACAGTGTGATGCTGCTGATAGCCTAAGCCAAAAAGAGGAGGAATCCTGGAAGTTCCTTGTGCATGCAGGTGGATATAACCCACAttgtatctttttattttttctggaaaagattGCCTTTGATTCCACTGTACTTCTAGATTTTTTGATTTCATCAGAAACTTGCTTTCTGGAGTACTTGGTCAGGTACTTAAAGCTTCTCGGGAAGGAGTGGCGCCAGTTCGTAGGTGTCTGTGACAGTTTCGATACCAGGCACGGCACTTCCCGCCCAGTTTGTTCTGTCAAGCCACCCCACcgagaaaagcaaagctgcgTGCCTGGGGAGAGTTTGCAAAATGCGGTTTGTGAAACAGAACCGCAGACTCCGAGGTCTTTGACTCCTTGTCACAACTGGCCGGTGTTGGCAGCGCGGCAGGGCGATAAGGAGGCTGCCGAGGGGAGCCGGTCTGACTCACTGACCCGCGCTGATAGCGCCTCCCTGCTCGGCTCTCTTCAAAGCCTGGTTAATTATGACAGCTCAGAGGACTCGGAGGTGGAATCAGATGGAAAAGAGCGCTTGGTAAACACAAAACAATTGCCTCCAAACAATGAGGGTGAGGTGAGGACGAGGGGAGCTGGttgcagctgcagaggtgaAGACCTGAATGCGCCAACATCTCAAGTATCACCTCCAAAACCAAAGGGATGTCGTACCTCATCCTGTTGGACTTGTATGGCACCTTCAGATAACACTCCCCTAAGAGTAATGCTTTACAAATCGACAAAGTGCTTGGAAGAGCTGCAAGAGGCTATTTCTAGGCTGCAGAGAAGGAATCTTTTCCCATATAATCCATCTGCATTGTTGAAACTACTGAGCCACGCTGAGAAGATGAGCAAATCTATGAACCTACAATAA